In Paenibacillus phoenicis, one genomic interval encodes:
- a CDS encoding N-acetyltransferase: protein MPAVAVCRQANLADVEPLYNIIEGYARRGIMLPRSRAVLERQIQDFVVAEVDGEVVGCGSLCKLGEELVEIRSLGIAEGHKGKGLGSMLVEQLVEEARRQAIPKVMALTYEVSFFIKNGFTVVNKEIFPEKVWTDCVNCAKQHCCDEIAVLKILD, encoded by the coding sequence ATGCCAGCGGTAGCCGTGTGCAGACAGGCGAATTTAGCGGATGTCGAGCCATTATATAACATCATTGAAGGGTATGCCCGGCGAGGCATTATGCTGCCGCGTTCACGGGCGGTGTTGGAGCGTCAGATCCAGGATTTCGTCGTGGCGGAAGTGGATGGCGAGGTCGTCGGCTGCGGTTCGCTGTGCAAGCTGGGGGAGGAACTGGTTGAAATCCGTTCCCTTGGGATCGCCGAAGGCCACAAGGGGAAGGGGCTTGGTTCCATGCTGGTCGAGCAACTGGTGGAAGAGGCCCGGAGACAAGCGATCCCCAAAGTGATGGCGCTCACCTATGAGGTTTCCTTTTTTATTAAAAATGGCTTTACAGTCGTGAATAAAGAGATCTTTCCGGAGAAAGTATGGACCGACTGCGTCAATTGTGCAAAGCAGCATTGCTGCGATGAAATCGCCGTTCTCAAGATACTGGACTGA